The sequence below is a genomic window from Wyeomyia smithii strain HCP4-BCI-WySm-NY-G18 chromosome 1, ASM2978416v1, whole genome shotgun sequence.
CAGAAACGTTTGAGGTCGATGCCGACAAGGTCAAGTTCATCATTGGACGCGGTGGCAACAAGATCCGTGAAATTCAGGACCGCTGCCGGGTGTCGGTGCAAATAGGTAACGATCCGGGGGGAGTATGCTGGTGGGCGTCCACGAGAACTGTCATCGAACCGACTTGAGACCGGCACCGTTGGTCACCAGCAAACCGGTCCCTTGAGGAAGACTTCCGGGCGGTGGAAAAGATGTAGTTCAGTCACTGGAGAGATAAGCATAGTGGTTCGATAGCGGGAAACAAAGGCCTAATGAATTTGCTTATTTGCTCATTGATTTTACCTTCGAGTGTGTTGCCAGATTAGTAGAATTgtatgttttttgctgaaaaaggTTAGTTGCCTGCAAAAGATAAACGTTACCATTTTCAGCTTCCTTCCAGTGTCGGTGATACCGCAGGTAGGCGAGTTGTAAGGCGGACGGTTTAGGCAGATTTATTGTAAAGAACGGCAATTAACAGACTCATTTGAAGCAATCTGGCAAACACTTAACGATCTGTTTGACTAACATgtgtttattttacttttttttttttctaaactaaTTTCATAGACAAGCAGCGGAATGAGAATGGGCAAAACAACATTTCGGTAATGGGTGACCAATCCAACATTGATCGGGCGCGGGACATGATCGACCGTATTATCAACGATGACCGCGATCGTGAGGAACACCGACGTGACTAGGACAAATGCCGTTAGCAGCGCTCCCACTAGTCGTCCTACGGGATGTGCGCGTGTGTGCGTGCGAACGTACGTGTGTCTATCGCTTCTAAGAATTAAGattaaaaaactcattaaaagctTAGATAAGAACAGTTTTAAGATTGCAGCACGAACCAAGAAGGAACAGCACCTACTGCAGGCTGTGCTGGAAGGGGAAAAAGGAAGATTTGcatttataatttttgttatcCTGGTAGTGTTTAGTCCCGAAAAGAAATAACAAATAACGCACTGTGCTCGCTGGGAAGTGTCGAATCATTCATCGTACTTCCTCTGAAGAACTTCCATTTAATCTAAAAACACTACCACGCATAAGTCAGATTCATCGATATAGATTACCAGAAatttaatttgtatttttcaccATTATGCTCTAAAACGATAACTACAGTACATTCAGGAAATCTTTCCTCCAAGAGCAGCAGTCCTAAACGGCGGTGACAAaatgtaaatcaatttttagaaatttatatTTCTAAAGCTACAACTATGCATTTGATCAATTCTGTTGATCACAGACGCGGTCCCAAAACAGTAGTACACAGgtaaaaaaagtgaaacaaatcTAGTGCGCAGAAAATATTGTAGAAACTGAAAGGGCAAACGGTAAAGAAAAAAAGGCAGGACAGATGATAGTCAGAATTGTGAATGTGCTAACCTAACGAAGCTAAACTTAAAGCATACACAAACCGGAGTAACAAAAAGTTGACGTAAAATACAAATGTTCGCTTTTAACTTTTAATAAGTTGGAAATATTAAAGCTAAAACTGGTCGGAGTCACTGAATTAGTTTTCCTTCACCGAAAGCTGTGATGTATCACCATCTTAGTTCGAATCTTCTTATGGATTGAGGATGTTTGTGTTTTCTCTGAGTATGTGTGTTTTATTGATATCTACCTATCTTATTGCATTGTGATGTGATTGATGATTTACATAGATCTTAAGCTTTATGCACGGACCGACGCCACTGTCTTTACTGTTCCATGCGATAGAGAACGTGATTGGCAAAGGAAATCTCTCGGCGTCGGCTAGAACTAAAGTTGTTAGGTAACGCCACTCCACAACCAACGAGATTTCGTTTCCCTCAATCATCTATGCTATCTCCAAACATTGTGCCGTATTATAGAAGCTTCGAGGAGCAACTGGTCTCCTTGGAAATACATAGTCGAGTCGAGTCTGCTTACCTTTTGTAACAGAGCCCATTGTTCTTACAAGATTGTCCTGCTTTCACACAGCACAAAACAAGGCTTAAGTTTCGTTCAACTAGTTAGCAATAATGCAATGAAACAACCacaaagtagaaaaaaatgactTGTACTATATTTGAAGTGGCAATTTTAAGGAAAAACTTATAACTCTATTCGTTCTCTAAAAAGTGTatttaaaatcaagaaaaaaaaatgcaccaacaaTCTGTCTTTTGTTGATCGGCTGCGGTCCCATGGACCTCATTCATCCTGTGTTCCGAAATTACTGCCTAGCCCATTAGAATCGAACCTCATTTGCATGTAAACACCCATGCTTCAACTGATCGCTCGAACGGCCTTGCGTGCGGCATCATCCAAATCGACTGCCGAATCAATCTTTAGCCCCGAATCCTGGAGAATCTTTTTAGCAGCGTTCACGTTAGTGCCTTCCAGCCGCACAACCAGTGGCACCTTCAGTCCGATCGTTTTGGTGGCGTTTACTATTCCGTTGGCAATCGTTGCGCAGTTGACGATACCGCCAAAAACGTTTACCAGAATGGCTTTCACGTTCTGATCGGAAGTTAAAATTTGGAATGCTTTCAGTACTTGATCTTCAGTCACGTTACCGCCGACGTCCAAAAAGTTGGCCGGACTGCCGCCATTCAATTTAATGATGTCCATGGTGGCCATGGCTAATCCGGCACCATTCACCAAACAACCAATGTTTCCTTCCATTGCGATATAGTTGAGATTATACCGGCTGGCTTCCAGCTCCTTCGGGTCAGTGTCTTCGTGCACGTCCATGGCGAATATTTCCTTCTGCCTAAACTCTGCGTTGTCGTCAAAGTTCAGCTTTGCGTCAACAGAGATCACTCGACCATCGTCTGTCTCCGCCAGTGGATTAATCTCGATCTGGGTGGCATCTACCTTGACGAACAATttgtacaatttttcaatctcatTTGCTGCCTTCTCCACCAAAGGTCCCTTAAATTCTAGAAACCGGGCAATCTCTTCAGCTTGGTCATGCGAAATTCCTCCTATGATCGAAATCGGAACGGTTTTAATCTTCTCCGGGGTCTTTTCTGCCACTGCTTCGATATCCATTCCCCCTGCAGGAGATGCAATTATGACTGGGCCGTTGTTTTCTCGATCCATCACAATCGACAGGTACGTTtcgcgaacaatatttataCTGTCAGCCAccattacctttttcaccaaTATCCCATCCTTTGGTGTCTGCTTGGTAATGAGCTTTGCACCCACCATTTTTTCTATCAACGGAATCACCTGCGAGCGTCTGTtaagaaaatacaaataaaaaagtaTGTGAAATGATAACCGCATAGCCAACGCTTACTCTTTAGTAATGTGAACGCCTCCCTTGAATCCATTATCAAAATGACCTTTGCCCCGGCCTCCGGCGAGAATCTGTGCTTTCACGACATATTCATTGACGTCTGCAAAACACGGCATAGATTACTATCACAATCgattgtgtctgtgtgtgtgttcaGTGTGTTACTCACTGAAGTCCTTTAGCACAGCTTCGTCCTTTTTTCCCTCTAGCACACGAAAAGCTTGAATGGCTACGCCACTCTCTGCCAGCAGCTTTTTACTCTGATACTCTAGCAAGTTGAGATTTCGAGTAGGTATTAGAGGAAACTGCAacggaaaaagttgaaaatctcTAAATAATTCGACAAACCGTTGAATACTTACGTAAATTCCGCTAGAAGTTCGACTGAGTAGCTGTCGGTAAACCCGAGACAGTGCTAGTGATGTCATCTTGATTTACGGTGTTTTCCAGTGCAGCAGATGGGATGTGTGCTTCCTAACGGACTGAAACAATATGAATTGCCGTATGATAATCATACATTTCGGCGGTGCATACAAATACTGATAACAGCTGAGCAATCATGCCAGAGCACCCTAAACCACGAGTATTCCGTATTTTTGCTCTTATCATTATGGTACatggttcatttttttttttttttttgagagagGTTCAATGTCTCATTTAATAAAATATTGACTAGTATCGGTTTGATTGATGTATGCCATGTTTTATCTAACGTTATCATAAACGTTTCATTCATAAACTTGTCTACGATACAGTTCGATGTGAAATATATACGAGCAACACCGActtttgcaattaatttaaacTCACCAGAATTACCTGTAATAAAACCAACCGCACACTACatgtaaaaaatactaaaacgaGCAACTTAATCGACTTGATAACTTTTCATTCTCGCACTTCACGTGTCACTGGAGCTAAACGAAAACAAAAGAGATGCGGGCCGATATGCaccagggatgccaggtcattttttcaaatgttttcacATGTCTTCCAACCCGAGATGGCTTGTTAAAACTAGCAacactcagagggagagatatggaTATGCATGCGAAGAGAGtcaatgagcataaaagagaggtgaggaggagagtgaatttttctagtattagtgaatgcttcaaatgtaaacaactagacgaactcaatgggaaacccaaatagctacgtcactatttggcatcaactATGGGCAGAGGGGGGCGAGCAGAGGGacgcgtgcaagtgttagtaagttttctcctcacctctcttttatactcattggAAGAGAGTGTTGCAAGGGGATGGCAACCctatctaaactctacacgtttgacagtagccaacatatcggggctttatttaaaaataaggccccgaggcaggcgcccagcaaaacttccatatacttttcactttagtcgggaagactcttcactcattcaacatagaaagagatagcatgttgccatTCCCCTGAAGTGTTGTGAGCAGGGGAatggcaacatgctatctctttctatgttgaatgagtgaagagtCTTCCCGACTAAAGTGAAAAGTATACAAGAGTTTTGCTGGGTGCCGGCCtcggggctttatttttaaataatgttaaaatatGTTTAAATATGTTAATATGTTGGCTACTGTCAAAAGTGTAGAGTttagatagggctgccatcccCTTGGTTGTGAGCCGACCGCAATGagaataaaagagaggtgaggaggagagtgaaattttctagtattagtaaatgcttcaaatgtaaacaactagatGAACTCAATGGGAAACCCAAATAactacgtcactatttggcatcaactATGGGCAGAGGAGGATGAGCAGAGGggcgcgtgcaagtgttagtaagtttcctcctcacctctcttttatactcattgagccaaacgaacatgtcaaaatccaagccaaacgaacaagaaagatgtcacattgagaggtattgcaataaggttcaataaggaatatacttattttgacacgtttttcatgttctttTGCTAAAagatgaattgagaatgctccaaagttgcttcatcatagtgattttaactggtggttcacaaactctttgtatggtctacaaaataatgatgaaagtatataaaattaaacataaacataaaacttAACACCTTCgtggtttttgtgatgcactttattattccccaggacttccaccgtcaccatcagttatacgagtcgaaaaaaaagttagtaacattgcgctttgagaagagactggcacctctgatatgtgaaacctagttgccaaatcagcgggTTTTTTCATCgattatctctctctctctctctctctctctctctctctctctctctgagtatctctaattGAAACTAGCAATattcagagggagagatatgcgaaggaaatgttgtgagccaaacgaacatgtcaaaatccaagccaaacgaacaagaaagattAAGGCATTGAAAGgtgttgcaatcaggtacaattaAGGATATATTTGTcttcacacgtttttcatgttcaaTTGCtgaacaatgaattgagaatgctccaaaattgctttattacagtgatttttaactggtggttcacaaaccttttgtatggtcaacaaaataatgatcaaaatTTAACACCTCCGCGGTTTTTGATATTGAGATTTGCCAAATTGgaggtttttttcatcgcttatctctcgctctgagtatctctagttaaaacctgggagggagaaaccaggccttagacgcgcctatgcttttgcactgggttgtatgtgacttttttgtggcttcatttccatttcgaacccactgtggttccaatattttgcttgttatttttcggtcatagaaaaatggcgtcttttcataggcctgGGAGAAACGGATAtgaagctgtgtgagtgtcaaaatgaaccagaatgagctgtcattgactgttgatttgaaccaaggaaaaataAGCATTGattgcgatgagtattgttataactgaaaggtATTGCCACAggcagacgtccaagcaagaacaacattgatcaaaatttccgtgtaaattttcaaagtaaatgtcggtactggtagcgctatctggttacggattgctactacaaaaaactttacacaagttcgaactcagcttggacgtctgtttgcggtatcgcgttgctcgaaaaaatattcattgcaaacagtttttgtattcattgtcgttttacaaaatattttgatttgttttttaaaataataaatttcataagcttcaagtaataatcatgctagcgtacttcgattattaaacttacGCTTCTCatgatttaaggctttggttacaatttcgaacacacttcatcacgaTGGAAATCAgaactttgaaaaaaacttttacacaacggcaaattgaaggAAACACAGACTTGAAAAATTAGTTATTagtaaaaaattaattatcagaaaacgacgcatgtgcgtgttctctgttttgagtgtagtattcgtttctccctccaaGGTTGAAACTATAGTCACTGTATgttttactagtctggcggagtggattcgggaaccaATTTTAACTGTTATAACGGAAACCAGTCGTATTGAATTTCCAAAATCTTTTTAAAGTAGATGTTTTAACCATTTGTGTTGTTTTCAAAGGCGTTTTGGCGTTTCAAAGTGTTTTCAATCATTCAAAGCATATTACCCCTATTACAATAAACGagacgagcaaaatgttgtactAGGGAGCGCGAttgaaacttggctggtgacagctgagcgaaggcctaaacacaatggatacgtggCGGCTGCGTTtacggcaatttgacagttagcccatacatttccTTTCAAATCAAAGTCagcgcaacgcaaacgtatccattgtgcttgAACCTTGGCAGACGAGCTAGTCGTTTAAAATCCAGTCGACTCATCATCtgcaataccaaaattggtcagaTTATTAACTCGTcgctcgcctcgtcttctgtagTAGGGGCCATAATTTGTGATTATATTccattcgttttttttctgaattacagctttttacgcgccataatggcggacgctgtaatgcaaagttcgtaataaattacccacccttttgacaactctgcttacgtcttcaagtcttcatacaatttatcaaaagaaaaatatatctggcaacatttgtattgccaatttttcagaaattgcaAATCTgacagagaggttcgcatattacgaacacgcattattgCGACCGCCATTATGATGCGTAAAAAACTGGAAAGGCGTTTGCCTTACCCTTCTCTGTTTATTTAGTGCATCTCTCGGCTCTCTAAGGCTGAATTTTGATGGAGTTCTTTTCATCTATGGCTTTGATGGTCTAGGTCGTTTTAGGCTAGTTTTAAACTATTATTGTCTTTCTTTtgcttatatttttttaattagtaAATAAAAACAACGGAAATAACCATTTTCTCGAATTTTAGTTGcacaaaaaatgtccacgtggacaaagAAGGGGGTTGGTAAATGTCCACGAGGGCGTCTAAGGTTttgtgtccacgtggaatgtggacggtCCCGAAGTTGATTTTCTCAGTTCGTTGCAATGCAAATGTTATAGTGAATTCCTTTATTCCACTGCGTCAGAGCAAATCTGCCGAAgaataaagaaacgacatcGCGATTTACAAGCTTAAAGCTGAAAAACTTTacggtgcgcttcgggcagtACGGCAggtcaatactgggtcaaaatcgagcaaaTTCAGCCGGGTTTTGGCAGCAGTTAGGTTGCTTCCAGATCAAAACGAGATGAGCtgatggaataaagaaatttgctattcGCGTTGACGTTGTAGCTGATattattgtttggtttttgcgtgcgaaaaagaagaaaggaaatatttttgcttttgtcatcacgcacatttttgAAATTACATATGAAAGTTCACATAAGTGCGAACACCTTTCAAAATtcttttcaacgcgaataaacctAATTAGATTGGTCGATTTCAAAAATCACGCGAGATTTAATGTATCTGGCATGCCTGCCTAGAAGCGACACCATTCGCCGCTACCGAtcttttcagcaagcaaactgttcGCCCGGCGAATAAAATAACGTTCAAAGCAGCGGCGAAAAAGGAGCCGAAGGCGACCATTATTGTATGGCAGCAGCAGTGTACTTCACAACATAAAGCTTCGGTCGCTGTTGAAGAGACAAATTTACTGggattttctccattaattagATAACTATCATCTTCAGAGTAACGAACAGTGTTTTCCGTGACTATCGGTTATATCTGTagcgtaaaaagtggaacaattTACGATTAAAAACCGAAAGATTTGACGCTTGAAGGTTGTGCAAGATTTTCAGGTATGAACAGAGGTAAGGcggcgtaatttttttttttcatctttcgGTTGCACGAATCTTTATTCAAGCTTGTGCGTCGTTTGGAATCTTTTTTAACATTCATCTTTGTCCTTGTTCTGTTTATCCTTTACTGCGTGTAAACACAACCGTTAGGAATGGGAACGCCACAGAGAGACGTAGAATCCTTGACGGAACAGGCGCGGGCTACGAAGTCGGGACGAAAAGTGAAGCGTCCAGCTCATTTTGATGATTCGCCGGAAACAAAAAAAGCTGCACCTGCTTCGTCGAAAAAAGCAGCGGTTCTACAAAATGTCGAATCACCTACAGTAAAACCTGAAGCGGAGATTGGAAAAAAATCTGCCAGGAAAACCATACTCAAAAGTTTGGACGATACACCGAGCAAGAATGGAGTTTTAGAACCGGAAACGACGAAAAAGTCGGCCCGGAAAACACTGCTTGTTGACGAGCAAATGTTGGATAAAAAATCTGCTCGTAAAACTGCATCAAAACAAGTGGAAACAACACCGACTAAGGACAAAACGCCGGAACCAGAAATAGGTAAAAAATCGGCCAAAAAGACCCTGCTGAAATCGGCTGTTAAAAATGCTTCTGTCGAGCAAGAGAAAGGCACACCGAAAAAGAAGGCCGAGCTAACTGCGGCTGAAAAGCAATCTACCAAACAAGAAGAAATGGAAGCTGTTGTTCTTGAAGCTGGAACATCGCGAACCGGTCGGAAAATCAAAGTTCCAGCTCATTTGAAGGAATTTGAAGAAGTTGTTGTGGCTAGTCCGAAGAAAGAGACAGCGGAAAAATTGGTATCGCGAAAATCTTCAGCACCAATACCGAAAAAGGATACCCCCGAACCAATTGAGGAAAAAACTATTCCAAAGACTCCTGGAAGAGGTAAATCGTTGGCTGTGTTGCGCAAGGAGTCAGGAACTGAGCCAGAGGAGGAGAAGAAGTCTACTTTAAAAACACCGAGAAGAGGAAAATCGTTGGCCATGCGTGGGGAACCTGAATTAGAGTCTGACGAAACATCAACTATGGGCAAGCCTTTTGTGTCTCTAACTAAAACGTCGTCGTTGGATTTGGAGGACGATAAAACTTCTAAAGTTGGTAAAACGCCGAAACGAGGAAAATCACTAGCCTCTGCGCTGATGGAACCTGAACTTGGGAATGAACTAACACCATCAAAACGAGAAGTCACGGTTAAGTCTATGCTGAAAACTGCAGATATTAACAAAGTTATTTCTATAAACTTGGTTAAGCATGTAGGTACCGAAGACAATATATCTCCGAAGAAAGCTACACCTACATCGTCAGAGACTATGCAGTTTTCGCCACTGAAACGCGGCAAATTAATGGTTGTTGCGACTCAGGTTGCTACTCCGGAGAACGCTaccaaaacaaataaaacagcTGATAACTTGGGTGAACCGATTTCTCGATCCGGAAgaaaaatcaaaccaaaaaaatattttggcgAATTTGAAGAAGAGGAACCAGTGTCTATCGTTGCTAAAACAGTATCACCGAATAAGGTGATT
It includes:
- the LOC129718189 gene encoding succinate--CoA ligase [GDP-forming] subunit beta, mitochondrial translates to MTSLALSRVYRQLLSRTSSGIYFPLIPTRNLNLLEYQSKKLLAESGVAIQAFRVLEGKKDEAVLKDFNVNEYVVKAQILAGGRGKGHFDNGFKGGVHITKERSQVIPLIEKMVGAKLITKQTPKDGILVKKVMVADSINIVRETYLSIVMDRENNGPVIIASPAGGMDIEAVAEKTPEKIKTVPISIIGGISHDQAEEIARFLEFKGPLVEKAANEIEKLYKLFVKVDATQIEINPLAETDDGRVISVDAKLNFDDNAEFRQKEIFAMDVHEDTDPKELEASRYNLNYIAMEGNIGCLVNGAGLAMATMDIIKLNGGSPANFLDVGGNVTEDQVLKAFQILTSDQNVKAILVNVFGGIVNCATIANGIVNATKTIGLKVPLVVRLEGTNVNAAKKILQDSGLKIDSAVDLDDAARKAVRAIS